In a genomic window of Anomalospiza imberbis isolate Cuckoo-Finch-1a 21T00152 unplaced genomic scaffold, ASM3175350v1 scaffold_371, whole genome shotgun sequence:
- the LOC137466650 gene encoding alpha-1,3-mannosyl-glycoprotein 2-beta-N-acetylglucosaminyltransferase-like, whose amino-acid sequence MLKKTSLALLGAALFLAWNGLLLLFLWSRPGPLPNPQNPQIPPSSRLLPAQLLQLAQDAEAELRLQRDLLLQIQRLGRLQRQKSPQKTPKPPQKTPKPPQIPTAGEAPVIPVLVLACDRSSVRRCLDKILRYRPSARRFPVIVSQDCGHAETAAVIASYGAAVAHIRQPDLSDVAVPPEHRKFQGYYKISRHYRWALGQVFRTFRYRAAIVVEDDLEVAPDFFEYFQAVLPLLEEDPTLWCASAWNDNGKEGLVDAGRAELLYRTDFFPGLGWLLLAELWDELEPKWPPAFWDDWMRQPEQRRGRACVRPEVSRTMTFGRKGVSHGQFFDQYLKFIKLNDRFVPFTQMDLSYLKKDEYERFFLQQVYSAPEIQLEELQKDAGRDSGAVRLQYRGRDSFKALAKALGLMDDLKSGVPRGGYRGVVSLVCRGRRVFLAPPSDWTGYDPSWS is encoded by the coding sequence ATGCTCAAGAAGaccagcctggccctgctgggtgCCGCGCTCTTCCTCGCCTGGAAcgggctcctcctcctcttcctctggagccgcccggggccgctcccgaacccccagaacccccaaatcccccccagctCCCGCCTGCTGCCGgcgcagctcctgcagctggcgCAGGACGCCGAGGCCGAGCTGCGCCTGCAGCGCGACCTCCTGCTGCAAATCCAGCGGCTCGGCCGCCTCCAGCGCCAGAAATcgccccaaaaaaccccaaaaccgccccaaaaaaccccaaaaccgccccaaatccccaccGCCGGCGAGGCGCCGGTGATCCCGGTGCTGGTGCTGGCCTGCGACCGCAGCTCGGTGCGGCGCTGCCTGGATAAAATCCTGCGCTACCGCCCCAGCGCCCGGCGCTTCCCGGTCATCGTGTCCCAGGACTGCGGCCACGCCGAGACGGCGGCGGTCATCGCGTCGTACGGCGCGGCCGTGGCGCACATCCGGCAGCCGGACCTGAGCGACGTGGCGGTGCCGCCGGAGCACCGCAAGTTCCAGGGTTATTACAAGATCTCCCGGCACTACCGCTGGGCGCTGGGGCAGGTGTTCCGCACCTTCCGCTACCGCGCCGCCATCGTGGTGGAGGACGACTTGGAGGTGGCGCCGGATTTTTTCGAGTATTTCCAGGCGGTTCTGCCGCTGCTGGAGGAGGACCCGACGCTGTGGTGCGCCTCGGCGTGGAACGACAACGGCAAGGAGGGGCTGGTGGACGCCGGGCGCGCCGAGCTCTTGTACCGCACCGATTTCTTCCCCGGCTTGGGTTGGTTGCTGTTGGCCGAGCTTTGGGATGAGCTGGAGCCCAAGTGGCCGCCGGCGTTTTGGGACGACTGGATGAGGCAACCCGAGCAGCGGCGCGGCCGGGCGTGCGTCCGGCCCGAGGTGTCCAGGACGATGACCTTCGGCCGCAAGGGCGTGAGCCACGGGCAGTTTTTCGACCAGTACCTGAAGTTCATCAAACTCAACGACCGCTTCGTGCCTTTCACCCAAATGGACCTTTCTTACCTCAAAAAGGACGAGTACGAGCGCTTCTTCCTCCAGCAGGTTTATTCCGCCCCCGAAATCCaactggaggagctgcagaaggaTGCGGGGAGGGACTCGGGGGCGGTCAGGCTCCAGTATCGGGGCAGGGATTCCTTCAAGGCTTTGGCCAAAGCGTTGGGCTTGATGGACGACCTCAAATCCGGCGTCCCCCGCGGAGGTTACCGCGGCGTCGTCAGCCTCGTGTGCCGGGGGCGCCGCGTTTTCCTGGCGCCCCCCTCGGACTGGACGGGCTACGACCCCTCCTGGAGCTGA
- the LOC137466648 gene encoding alpha-1,3-mannosyl-glycoprotein 2-beta-N-acetylglucosaminyltransferase-like: MLKKTSLALLGAALFLAWNGLLLLFLWSRPGPLPNPQNPQIPPSSRLLPAQLLQLAQDAEAELRLQRDLLLQIQRLGRLQRQKSPQKTPKPPQKTPKPPQIPTAGEAPVIPVLVLACDRSSVRRCLDKILRYRPSARRFPVIVSQDCGHAETAAVIASYGAAVAHIRQPDLSDVAVPPEHRKFQGYYKISRHYRWALGQVFRTFRYRAAIVVEDDLEVAPDFFEYFQAVLPLLEEDPTLWCASAWNDNGKEGLVDAGRAELLYRTDFFPGLGWLLLAELWDELEPKWPPAFWDDWMRQPEQRRGRACVRPEVSRTMTFGRKGVSHGQFFDQYLKFIKLNDRFVPFTQMDLSYLKKDEYERFFLQQVYSAPEIQLEELQKDAGRDSGAVRLQYRGRDSFKALAKALGLMDDLKSGVPRGGYRGVVSLVCRGRRVFLAPPSDWTGYDPSWS; this comes from the coding sequence ATGCTCAAGAAGaccagcctggccctgctgggtgCCGCGCTCTTCCTCGCCTGGAAcgggctcctcctcctcttcctctggagccgcccggggccgctcccgaacccccagaacccccaaatcccccccagctCCCGCCTGCTGCCGgcgcagctcctgcagctggcgCAGGACGCCGAGGCCGAGCTGCGCCTGCAGCGCGACCTCCTGCTGCAAATCCAGCGGCTCGGCCGCCTCCAGCGCCAGAAATCGCCCCAAAAAACgccaaaaccgccccaaaaaaccccaaaaccgccccaaatccccaccGCCGGCGAGGCGCCGGTGATCCCGGTGCTGGTGCTGGCCTGCGACCGCAGCTCGGTGCGGCGCTGCCTGGATAAAATCCTGCGCTACCGCCCCAGCGCCCGGCGCTTCCCGGTCATCGTGTCCCAGGACTGCGGCCACGCCGAGACGGCGGCGGTCATCGCGTCGTACGGCGCGGCCGTGGCGCACATCCGGCAGCCGGACCTGAGCGACGTGGCGGTGCCGCCGGAGCACCGCAAGTTCCAGGGTTATTACAAGATCTCCCGGCACTACCGCTGGGCGCTGGGGCAGGTGTTCCGCACCTTCCGCTACCGCGCCGCCATCGTGGTGGAGGACGACTTGGAGGTGGCGCCGGATTTTTTCGAGTATTTCCAGGCGGTTCTGCCGCTGCTGGAGGAGGACCCGACGCTGTGGTGCGCCTCGGCGTGGAACGACAACGGCAAGGAGGGGCTGGTGGACGCCGGGCGCGCCGAGCTCTTGTACCGCACCGATTTCTTCCCCGGCTTGGGTTGGTTGCTGTTGGCCGAGCTGTGGGATGAGCTGGAGCCCAAGTGGCCGCCGGCGTTTTGGGACGACTGGATGAGGCAACCCGAGCAGCGGCGCGGCCGGGCGTGCGTCCGGCCCGAGGTGTCCAGGACGATGACCTTCGGCCGCAAGGGCGTGAGCCACGGGCAGTTTTTCGACCAGTACCTGAAGTTCATCAAACTCAACGACCGCTTCGTGCCTTTCACCCAAATGGACCTTTCTTACCTCAAAAAGGACGAGTACGAGCGCTTCTTCCTCCAGCAGGTTTATTCCGCCCCCGAAATCCaactggaggagctgcagaaggaTGCGGGGAGGGACTCGGGGGCGGTCAGGCTCCAGTATCGGGGCAGGGATTCCTTCAAGGCTTTGGCCAAAGCGTTGGGCTTGATGGACGACCTCAAATCCGGCGTCCCCCGCGGCGGTTACCGCGGCGTCGTCAGCCTCGTGTGCCGGGGGCGCCGCGTTTTCCTGGCGCCCCCCTCGGACTGGACGGGCTACGACCCCTCCTGGAGCTGA
- the POLR1H gene encoding LOW QUALITY PROTEIN: DNA-directed RNA polymerase I subunit RPA12 (The sequence of the model RefSeq protein was modified relative to this genomic sequence to represent the inferred CDS: deleted 2 bases in 2 codons) — MEPPSRFRSLPEFCPECGSVLPRPGPPSTVRCPRCSFSLRSADFQGCPLRTSLTFAAPGWGRGAGPAPQEGPTVDRSCPRCAHVGMWFHTRQMRSADEGQTVFYTCPRCR; from the exons ATGGAGCCCCCGTCCCGGTTCCGCTCCCTG CCCGAATTCTGCCCCGAGTGCGGCTCCGTcctgccccggcccggcccccccAGCACCGTGCGCTGCCcccgctgcagcttcagcctccGGAGCGCAG atTTCCAGGGCTGCCCGCTCCGGACCTCGCTGACCTTCGCCGCcccgggctgggggaggggcgccggccccgccccccagGAGGGACCCACG GTGGACAGGAGCTGCCCCAGGTGCGCC CACGTTGGCATGTGGTTCCACACGCGGCAGATGCGCTCGGCCGACGAGGGCCAGACGGTTTTCTACACCTGCCCCCGCTGCAGGTGA